CCGGGGTAGGACCATCATCAAACGTAAGATATAAAACCTTATCATTAGTTGGGATGTCCCAAACATAGTTTGGGAACATCTTTTTGGCAACTAATGGTGTTTTTACTGGCGTTAAGGTCATCCCTTACTCAGTTATTAAATCAATACTGCTATCGGAAGTTGGTATGTCTATTTCAGTTTTTGGAACAGTATCCTGCTCTTCAGGTTGACCTCCGTAAAAGTGTTTAAATAGCATTAAATGATTATTGAATATATCGCCTTCTTTTTCTGCAAAGTTGGGGTCGTATTTTACTAAAACATTTATTAGACCTTTATAGCGTTCAATATCGGTGTAAATGTCTTCGAAGAATCGTTCCTGGTTAGACGTTTTTAATGTGCTGTAATAGTATAAATTCTCTTGATATTTTTTAGCCACCTCTTTAAACAGCTTTTGTGCTTTTTCTTTGTTGCCTACCTCGTAATAAGCACTTATGTAAGGCTCCAACAAGGTGTAATATCCAAAATACTCAACAGGCATGTTGGTCATGGCGATGTCCGCGATTTCTTCTGCTTTATCTAATTTTTTCTCGATAAGCAATTGTTCAATTAATCGGGCTAAATTACCTCTGTAAGAAATGGAGTTTTTACGTGTTTCGGGATCGTGATATATATCTGGACTACCGCTATTGCCCCAATCCCATTTTTTCACTTTGTTATACATCAGGTCACTATCAACACGTCCCATATCAAACGGGTTTGATTTATTTATAGGGGTTTTTATAGGGACCAGTTTATAGCACATACCGTCTAGTTGCAAGTAGTCTTTCATCCAAAGGTAATCGTCGTCGCCAAAACTTCCGCCGGTAAAGTAAATAGGGCGTTTCCAATTATTGTTAGCAACAACATCAAGCATTAATAACCTGTTTTTGTATAAAGCACCTCCAGTTACTTGTATGTCAATATGTGGCACTATTTTATCGGCGTCTTTAGGACTTACAATACCAGATTTTAAGGCATTTTCTTTATTTACCGGAATTCTTAAAAACTCGGTTGGCAAATAGCTTGCGTTTAAATCTTGCTGTCTAACTTGCGAAATATCAACGCCTTTTTGTTCTAAGATATATTTATATTTGGTTTTAGGATTGTTACTTGCAATAAAATCTAAAAACTGTTTGACTTGTAAAGTATCTTTCACAACGGGTTCAATAATAATATAATCATTCGTGCCGTATTTATATAAATCGTGCGTTAGTTGTGAAGGAATCGGTTCACTTTCATATGCCTGACGTTTCATTTGATCTATATACCAGTCCGTTTGAAACAAGCTGGTGTTTACAACGCGCACATCGGTTCTATAGCCTTCAATTTCCTGGGCATACCAAAGCGCAAAGGTATCGTTATCACCAATGGTGAATAGAATAGCGTTTTCTTCACAAGAATCCAAATACTTTTTTGCCATAGATCTAGCAGTGTATTTATCTGATCGGTCGTGGTCGTCCCAATTGTTTGCGGCTAAAAGACCAGGAACTAATATTAAACAGATAACAGATATTATGGGTGCCAAAAGTTTAGGTGAAGCGTATTTCTTTAAGGCATCAAATAAGGCATATACCCCAAACCCAATCCAAATGGCGAACACATAAAACGAGCCCACTACCGAGTAATCGCGTTCACGTGGTTCAAAAGGGCGTACGTTGGTATAAACTTGTATGGCGACTCCTGTAAAAAGGAAAAACACCAATAAAACCCAAAATAGTTTTTTGTCTATGTTGAATAAAAAGAAGAAACCTATTAATCCCAAAATGAACGGTAATAGATAATATGTGTTTCTTGCCTTATTGTTTTTAACATCACTTGGCAAATTGTCTTGGGACAGCCCTAAAAGCATTTCGTCTAATGGTTTTATGCCCGTTATCCAATTTCCGTGGTTGTCGTATTTTCCTTGAATATCATCTTGTCGTCCTGAAAAGTTCCACATAAAATAACGCCAGTACATATAGCCTAATTGGTACTCGAACATATAGGTTATGTTTTCCCAAAGGCCTGGTTTTTCAACATCAATATAATTTTTAAAGCGTTTTAGGAAGTTGTTGTAATCTTCATAATCGACGGCACCTTTAGCGACTTCATTTTTAAAATTAGTGACAGTCGTTCGCAATTCGTTTTCCATTTGGTATTCTGGTTTTAGCTTAAAGTCTAAAAACCCAGAAAACATCATGTAGTTTTCGGCATGTTCTGTACTCCACATACGTGGAAGAATGGAAGCATGTTTGGAATTGTAGTTTTGCTTTGCATTTTTATAATTGTTTACAATAACGTATTTGCCTTTGGCTTCGTCTTTTTCGTATTTAGGTTTGTCATCTACATACGGATTGTTTTCATCTAAATAAGCATATTGGTCGGTGAACTGTGGTCCGTAAAACAAGTGTGTTTCAGGATATTGTTCTAAATTATAATAGGCCAATAATTCCCTGGCACTCGATGGGTTGTTTTCATTAATAACCACGTTGGCATTGGCGCGTATGGGAAGTAATAACCATGTTGAGAATCCAACAATGATAAAGGTAACACATAAAATGCCGGTATTAACATGCACCATCCCTTTTTTATGCGTATAATTTAATCCGTAATAAATAATGCCTACCAATAAAATACCCGCAATAATAGACCCCGAATTAAAAGGAAGCCCAATAGAATTGACAAAGAAGATTTCGAAAACACTAAATATTTTAAGGATATTTGGCGCCAATAGTTTAAAAATGAATAATAATATAGCAACAGAAACGACATTGGCAACAATGAAGTTTTTAATGGTAATGGTTTTGTAGTTTTTAAAGTAGTAAATAAGTCCGATAGCAGGTATGGTTAATAAGCCCATAAAGTGAACCCCAAAAGAAAGTCCAATAATAAAGGCAATTAAAATAAGCCAACGGTTCCCACGGGGTTTGTGCATGTCTTGTTCCCAGCGTAGCCCAAGCCAAAACATAACCGCCATAATTAAAGTAGCCATAGCATACACTTCGGTTTCCACGGCGTTAAACCAAAACGAATCGGTAAACGTAAAAGCCAAACTCCCTACAATACCACTACCTAAAATAGCGATGGCTTTCTCTTTAGTGATGTCGTTTTTATGTCCAACCAGTTTTTTTAAAAGGAGGGTAATGGTCCAAAACATAAAAAGAATGGTGAAGGCACTAGATATGGCACTCATCATATTCATCATAAAACCAACTTGCGAAGGCTCTAAGGCAAACATAGAGAAAAAGGCGCCTAGCATTTGAAAGAAAGGCGCACCAGGTGGGTGTCCTACCTGTAATTTAGCCGAAGTTAAAATATATTCGCCAGCATCCCAAAAACTTACAGTGGGTTCTACTGTTAATCCGTATGTTACAAGAGCTATTAAAAAAGTGAACCATCCTAA
This genomic window from Mariniflexile sp. TRM1-10 contains:
- a CDS encoding glycosyltransferase family 117 protein; the protein is MTNFNFKKWNTFLGWFTFLIALVTYGLTVEPTVSFWDAGEYILTSAKLQVGHPPGAPFFQMLGAFFSMFALEPSQVGFMMNMMSAISSAFTILFMFWTITLLLKKLVGHKNDITKEKAIAILGSGIVGSLAFTFTDSFWFNAVETEVYAMATLIMAVMFWLGLRWEQDMHKPRGNRWLILIAFIIGLSFGVHFMGLLTIPAIGLIYYFKNYKTITIKNFIVANVVSVAILLFIFKLLAPNILKIFSVFEIFFVNSIGLPFNSGSIIAGILLVGIIYYGLNYTHKKGMVHVNTGILCVTFIIVGFSTWLLLPIRANANVVINENNPSSARELLAYYNLEQYPETHLFYGPQFTDQYAYLDENNPYVDDKPKYEKDEAKGKYVIVNNYKNAKQNYNSKHASILPRMWSTEHAENYMMFSGFLDFKLKPEYQMENELRTTVTNFKNEVAKGAVDYEDYNNFLKRFKNYIDVEKPGLWENITYMFEYQLGYMYWRYFMWNFSGRQDDIQGKYDNHGNWITGIKPLDEMLLGLSQDNLPSDVKNNKARNTYYLLPFILGLIGFFFLFNIDKKLFWVLLVFFLFTGVAIQVYTNVRPFEPRERDYSVVGSFYVFAIWIGFGVYALFDALKKYASPKLLAPIISVICLILVPGLLAANNWDDHDRSDKYTARSMAKKYLDSCEENAILFTIGDNDTFALWYAQEIEGYRTDVRVVNTSLFQTDWYIDQMKRQAYESEPIPSQLTHDLYKYGTNDYIIIEPVVKDTLQVKQFLDFIASNNPKTKYKYILEQKGVDISQVRQQDLNASYLPTEFLRIPVNKENALKSGIVSPKDADKIVPHIDIQVTGGALYKNRLLMLDVVANNNWKRPIYFTGGSFGDDDYLWMKDYLQLDGMCYKLVPIKTPINKSNPFDMGRVDSDLMYNKVKKWDWGNSGSPDIYHDPETRKNSISYRGNLARLIEQLLIEKKLDKAEEIADIAMTNMPVEYFGYYTLLEPYISAYYEVGNKEKAQKLFKEVAKKYQENLYYYSTLKTSNQERFFEDIYTDIERYKGLINVLVKYDPNFAEKEGDIFNNHLMLFKHFYGGQPEEQDTVPKTEIDIPTSDSSIDLITE